From Aquisalimonas asiatica, the proteins below share one genomic window:
- the rnhB gene encoding ribonuclease HII produces the protein MNVVTGGAGAPAATADGRLIAGVDEAGRGPLAGPVVVAAVILDQDSPVAGINDSKRLTARRRETLADAIREQSLAWAIVQASPQEIDTHNIFQATLRAMRHAVESLTVAAGHVLVDGKHCPELPCSAEAIVGGDGLEPSIGAASILAKVERDRIMVELEEAWPGYGFARHKGYPTRDHMDALKRLGPTPEHRRSFAPVREALAAPPLPFAD, from the coding sequence GTGAACGTCGTCACGGGGGGAGCAGGGGCGCCGGCCGCCACGGCCGATGGCCGTCTGATTGCCGGGGTGGACGAAGCGGGGCGGGGGCCGCTCGCGGGCCCCGTTGTGGTCGCAGCGGTGATCCTCGACCAGGACAGCCCGGTCGCCGGCATTAACGACTCCAAGCGCCTTACCGCGCGGCGGCGTGAGACGCTGGCGGACGCGATTCGCGAGCAGTCCCTGGCCTGGGCGATCGTCCAGGCCTCGCCGCAGGAGATCGACACCCACAACATCTTCCAGGCGACCCTTCGCGCCATGCGGCATGCGGTGGAGTCATTGACGGTGGCTGCGGGGCACGTGCTCGTGGACGGCAAGCACTGCCCGGAGCTGCCCTGTTCGGCGGAGGCAATCGTGGGGGGTGACGGCCTGGAGCCATCCATCGGGGCGGCGTCGATTCTTGCCAAGGTGGAGCGGGACCGCATCATGGTCGAGCTGGAGGAGGCCTGGCCCGGCTACGGGTTCGCCCGCCACAAGGGGTATCCCACCCGCGACCACATGGACGCCCTCAAACGCCTCGGGCCGACGCCCGAGCACCGCCGCTCGTTTGCCCCCGTGCGCGAGGCCCTCGCCGCACCTCCGCTGCCATTCGCGGACTAG